Genomic segment of Octadecabacter arcticus 238:
ACCCGTGGTGCCTGACGCGCTGGTCGGCAAGCCTTTGGCGACGCGCACGGCAAGATAGGCAAACGCCTGCGCTTCCAGCATGTCGCCGTCAAATCCTGCGTCTTCAATAGGGGCAACGGGAACGGAGCATGCGTCTGCGATCATCCGCATCAGCGTTGGGTTGCGCCGCCCGCCACCCGTCACGAACATGCGTGACGGCGCGCTGGTGCAGGCTTGCAATCCCTGCGCGACAGACGCGGCGCAGGCCATGGTCAAAGTTGCGGCGGCGTCCGCGTCCGACAGGTCTGCGACAGCGTCGGAAAGGCCCGCAAATGCATCGCGGTCCAGCGACTTTGGCGGCATCCGAAAGAAAAACGGGTGCTGCAAAAATTGATCAACGATGCCTTGATCAACCGTTCCCTTGGCCGCCAATTTTCCATCCAGATCAAACGACTGCCCCAACCGCGCCTGCATCAAATCATTGATCGGTGCGTTGGCCGGCCCTGTATCAAACGCCAGCAAAGCCCCGTCGCTGTGCGGCAATGGCAGACTGGGGTCAATCCAAGTGATATTGCCAACACCGCCCAAGTTCAGAATAACAATCGGATCCGTCACCCCCATCTTTTTGACAAGCGCGAAGTGATAAAACGGCGCCAGAGGCGCGCCCTCACCACCCATTTGCACGTCAGTACTGCGAAAATCCCAGACCACAGTTTTGTCCAGAACATTGGCCAAAACGCTCCCATCACCCGCCTGATGCGTGCCACGCCCCTTTGGATCGTGGGCCAAAGTCTGACCATGAAAGCCGACCAAATCGGCGTCGGCGAAACCGGTTAGAACCTGCGCATGGACCGTTTCAATCAGCTCGAAAACATCCGCGATCTCATCTTCTGGCCACTTACCAAGTGCCGCGCGCAAGACAGTCACTTGGGCCTGCGTGTAGGGGCGAAACGCGGTGTTTCCAAACTCGAAAATCACATGTCCATCCGTCACGATCTCGGCGGCATCGACACCGTCCAGCGATGTGCCAGACATGGCACCAACGACACGCACCACCTGATCTTTCAACATGCTCTTCCCCTCGGCACGACTGCCCCCTATAGCATGGCCCGAAAGCATCCGAGGCAACAAGTCATGACGTATCATCCCAAATCAGATTTTATCCGCGTGATGATCGAACGCGGGTTCCTAGCCGATTGTACGGACTATCAAGGTCTGGATGAGGCATTTGCCGCAGGCGTGGTGCCCGCCTACATCGGTTTTGATGCGACGGCGAAGTCGCTGCACGTGGGATCGTTGATTCAGATCATGATGCTGCGCTGGTTGCAAAAGACCGGCCACCAACCGATTACGCTAATGGGCGGCGGCACTACAAAAGTCGGCGATCCGTCGTTTCGCGCCGATGAACGCCCTTTGCTGACGGCAGATCAGATCGACGACAACATTTCGGGCATCAAAAAGGTTTTTGCGGCCTACATTGACTACGATACGGGTGCCGCCAACAGCGCGCTGATGTTGAACAATGCCAAATGGCTGGACGGGCTGAACTACCTCGATTTTCTGCGCGACATCGGCAAGCATTTTTCGGTGAACCGGATGCTGAGTTTCGAATCCGTGAAGTCGCGACTGGATCGCGAACAGAGTCTTAGTTTCCTTGAATTCAACTACATGATCCTGCAAGCCTACGATTTCTTGGAATTGAACCGTCGCTACGGCTGCAAATTGCAGATGGGTGGCAGCGATCAATGGGGCAATATCGTCAACGGTATCGACCTGACGCGTCGCGTTTTGGACCACCAGATTTTCGGCCTGACATCGCCACTTTTGACCACCAGCGACGGTAAAAAGATGGGCAAATCCCTGTCTGGTGCAATCTGGTTAAACGACGAAATACTCAGTTCTTATGAATTCTGGCAGTTCTGGCGCAACACCACGGACGCAGATGTGGGTCGTTTCCTCAAGCTTTATACGGAACTTCCGGTTGAGGAATGTGACCGCCTTGGCGCGCTTGAAGGGGTTGAAATCAACGAGGCCAAGATCATCCTCGCCAACGAAGTCACAGCCCTTCTTCATGGAACAGATGCCGCGCAAGCTGCTGAAAAAACTGCGAAAGAAGTGTTCGAGAAGGGTGGCGTCGGCGATGATCTCCCAACGCTGACTTTGGCCACGTCTGACGTGGCGAGCGGTATTTCGATTGTGCAGCTCATCGTAAAATCCGGGCTGGCTGGCAGCGGCAAAGAAGCCAAAAGACTGATTTCGGAGGGTGGTGCCAAAATGAACGACGATATATTGACCGATGCCGGCCTGATGATTGACGCAGCCGACCTTGCAACGCCGATAAAACTAAGTGCGGGCAAAAAGCGCCACG
This window contains:
- a CDS encoding anhydro-N-acetylmuramic acid kinase; translation: MLKDQVVRVVGAMSGTSLDGVDAAEIVTDGHVIFEFGNTAFRPYTQAQVTVLRAALGKWPEDEIADVFELIETVHAQVLTGFADADLVGFHGQTLAHDPKGRGTHQAGDGSVLANVLDKTVVWDFRSTDVQMGGEGAPLAPFYHFALVKKMGVTDPIVILNLGGVGNITWIDPSLPLPHSDGALLAFDTGPANAPINDLMQARLGQSFDLDGKLAAKGTVDQGIVDQFLQHPFFFRMPPKSLDRDAFAGLSDAVADLSDADAAATLTMACAASVAQGLQACTSAPSRMFVTGGGRRNPTLMRMIADACSVPVAPIEDAGFDGDMLEAQAFAYLAVRVAKGLPTSASGTTGVRAAVGGGTVSRPSKS
- the tyrS gene encoding tyrosine--tRNA ligase codes for the protein MTYHPKSDFIRVMIERGFLADCTDYQGLDEAFAAGVVPAYIGFDATAKSLHVGSLIQIMMLRWLQKTGHQPITLMGGGTTKVGDPSFRADERPLLTADQIDDNISGIKKVFAAYIDYDTGAANSALMLNNAKWLDGLNYLDFLRDIGKHFSVNRMLSFESVKSRLDREQSLSFLEFNYMILQAYDFLELNRRYGCKLQMGGSDQWGNIVNGIDLTRRVLDHQIFGLTSPLLTTSDGKKMGKSLSGAIWLNDEILSSYEFWQFWRNTTDADVGRFLKLYTELPVEECDRLGALEGVEINEAKIILANEVTALLHGTDAAQAAEKTAKEVFEKGGVGDDLPTLTLATSDVASGISIVQLIVKSGLAGSGKEAKRLISEGGAKMNDDILTDAGLMIDAADLATPIKLSAGKKRHALVQLG